In the Wyeomyia smithii strain HCP4-BCI-WySm-NY-G18 chromosome 2, ASM2978416v1, whole genome shotgun sequence genome, one interval contains:
- the LOC129722604 gene encoding 2-oxoglutarate dehydrogenase complex component E1 isoform X3, whose protein sequence is MHRARTALQLISHPAGQQNFGSWLIRNPTSKLNGELVAASSVKLYNSAAAEPFLNGSSSNYIDDMYNAWLRDPASVHASWDAYFRNNSYEAPPSLAPIPRNHIPASQYLGSSLPAVAGGAAAIGGRIDDKLIDDHLAVQAIIRSYQIRGHNIAKLDPLGISNVDLDDRIPTELLYSSYRFEEADMERVFKLPSTTFIGGKEKFLPLREILGRLERAYCNKIGVEFMFINSLDQCNWIRERFETPNIMTYTNEEKRLILARLTRATGFEAFLAKKFSSEKRFGLEGCEIMIPAMKEVIDVSTKQGVESIIMGMPHRGRLNVLANVCRKPLNQIFSQFAGLEAADDGSGDVKYHLGTYIERLNRVTNKNIRLAVVANPSHLEAVDPVVQGKTRAEQFYRGDGEGKKVMSILLHGDAAFCGQGVVYETMHLSDLPDYTTHGTIHIVVNNQIGFTTDPRHSRSSPYCTDVARVVNAPIFHVNSDDPEAVMHVCRVAAEWRTTFHKDVVIDLVSYRRNGHNEIDEPMFTQPLMYKKVRSTKPVLDIYANQLIAEGCVTAEEVKSVKDKYEKICDEAFEQAKSETHIKYKDWLDSPWSGFFEGKDPLKVAPTGVIEETLIHIGNRFSAPPPNAAEFAIHKGLMRVMSARKEMVDNKTVDWALGEAMAFGSLLKEGIHVRLSGQDVERGTFSHRHHVLHHQTVDKATYRPLCHLYPDQAPYTVCNSSLSEFGVLGFELGYSMTNPNALVIWEAQFGDFNNTAQCIIDQFISSGQAKWVRQSGLVMLLPHGMEGMGPEHSSARVERFLQMCSDDPDYFPPESEEFAIRQLHDINWIVANCSSPANYFHIMRRQIALPFRKPLILLTPKSLLRHPEAKSPFSEMVDGTEFQRIIPDASAASQNPSKVKKLIFCSGRVYYDILKARRERQLESEIAISRLEQISPFPYDLIKAECAKYPNAELVWAQEEHKNQGYWTYVEPRFDTAINSTRDLSYVGRHCAASTATGSKAQHTKELKNLLDHAMAL, encoded by the exons ATGCATCGCGCAAGGACTGCACTGCAGCTAATCAGCCATCCTGCCGGGCAGCAGAATTTTGGCTCGTGGTTGATTCGAAATCCTACCTCTAAG TTAAATGGCGAACTAGTAGCGGCATCTTCGGTAAAATTATACAATTCGGCAGCAGCCGAACCTTTTCTCAATGGCTCATCGTCGAACTATATTGACGATATGTACAATGCATGGCTGAGGGATCCGGCTTCGGTACATGCC tCCTGGGATGCCTATTTTCGTAATAACTCGTATGAAGCTCCCCCATCGCTAGCGCCAATACCACGAAACCACATTCCTGCATCTCAGTACCTTGGCAGTTCCTTACCCGCTGTGGCTGGTGGCGCTGCTGCCATCGGTGGTCGCATCGATGATAAATTGATCGATGATCATTTGGCCGTACAAGCTATTATTCGAAGCTATCAG ATCCGAGGCCATAATATTGCCAAACTTGACCCGCTAGGAATCAGTAACGTGGACCTAGACGATAGAATTCCAACGGAGTTACTGTATTCTTCCTACCGTTTCG AGGAAGCTGACATGGAGCGTGTCTTCAAACTTCCGAGTACTACCTTCATCggtggtaaggaaaaatttctACCGCTCCGTGAAATCCTAGGTCGGTTGGAACGTGCATACTGCAACAAGATCGGTGTTGAGTTCATGTTCATTAATTCGCTCGACCAATGTAACTGGATTCGCGAACGTTTTGAAACGCCCAATATCATGACGTACACGAACGAAGAAAAAAGATTGATTCTGGCACGATTAACACGTGCCACTGGTTTTGAGGCGTTCTTAGCGAAAAAGTTCTCTTCGGAAAAGCGCTTTGGTCTCGAGGGATGCGAAATTATGATTCCAGCGATGAAGGAAGTGATTGATGTGTCTACCAAGCAGGGCGTAGAATCGATCATCATGGGAATGCCACATCGCGGTCGGTTGAACGTGTTGGCTAATGTATGCCGCAAACCACTGAATCAGATCTTTTCCCAATTCGCTGGTTTAGAAGCAGCTGATGAT GGCTCTGGTGATGTCAAATACCATTTAGGGACATACATTGAACGGTTGAACCGTGTCACGAACAAAAATATTCGTTTGGCTGTTGTTGCCAATCCATCCCATTTGGAAGCTGTTGATCCAGTGGTGCAGGGTAAGACTCGTGCTGAACAGTTCTACCGTGGTGATGGTGAAGGCAAGAAGGTAATGTCCATCCTGCTCCACGGTGATGCTGCTTTCTGCGGTCAAGGTGTTGTATACGAGACAATGCACTTGTCTGATCTACCAGACTACACCACTCATGGAACAATTCATATCGTCGTGAATAATCAGATTGGCTTCACCACTGATCCTCGCCACTCGCGCTCTTCGCCGTACTGTACAGATGTTGCACGTGTTGTGAATGCACCCATTTTCCACGTAAATTCAGATGATCCAGAAGCAGTCATGCACGTTTGCAGGGTGGCCGCTGAATGGCGTACAACCTTCCACAAGGATGTCGTTATCGATTTGGTTAGCTACCGTCGCAACGGACACAATGAAATTGATGAGCCAATGTTCACTCAGCCACTTATGTACAAAAAGGTTCGTAGTACCAAGCCGGTTTTGGATATCTACGCTAACCAATTAATTGCTGAGGGCTGTGTTACTGCAGAAGAAGTTAAGAGTGTTAAGGATAAATACGAGAAGATTTGCGATGAAGCATTTGAGCAAGCTAAGAGTGAGACTCATATTAAGTACAAGGACTGGCTGGATTCTCCCTGGTCTGGTTTCTTCGAAGGCAAAGACCCCCTGAAAGTTGCGCCAACTGGAGTTATTGAGGAGACGTTGATCCACATCGGAAATCGGTTTTCCGCTCCCCCACCAAATGCTGCTGAATTTGCTATTCACAAAGGTTTAATGCGCGTAATGTCAGCTCGCAAAGAAATGGTTGATAACAAAACGGTTGATTGGGCTCTGGGAGAAGCTATGGCATTTGGATCGTTATTAAAAGAAGGTATTCATGTACGTCTTTCTGGGCAAGATGTCGAGCGTGGCACTTTTTCACACAGGCATCATGTCCTGCATCACCAGACTGTTGATAAAGCTACGTACAGACCGTTGTGCCATCTTTACCCGGATCAAGCCCCCTACACTGTCTGTAACAGTTCCTTGTCAGAGTTTGGTGTGCTTGGCTTTGAGCTAGGCTACTCGATGACCAATCCGAACGCACTAGTCATCTGGGAAGCTCAGTTTGGTGACTTCAACAACACCGCCCAGTGTATAATAGATCAGTTTATTTCTTCTGGTCAAGCCAAATGGGTTCGGCAAAGTGGTCTCGTCATGTTATTACCTCACGGTATGGAGGGTATGGGACCGGAACATTCATCAGCTCGTGTTGAACGATTTTTGCAAATGTGCTCTGATGATCCCGACTACTTCCCTCCAGAGTCTGAAGAATTCGCAATCCGTCAGTTGCACGATATCAATTGGATAGTGGCAAATTGCTCATCGCCGGCtaactatttccatattatgCGACGACAAATTGCTCTGCCGTTCCGCAAACCGTTGATTTTGCTCACACCAAAATCGCTGCTGCGTCATCCTGAAGCTAAGAGTCCATTCAGCGAAATGGTCGATGGAACCGAGTTTCAGAG AATCATCCCCGACGCTTCAGCGGCCTCGCAGAACCCCAGCAAAGTAAAGAAATTGATATTCTGCTCCGGCCGAGTGTACTACGACATCCTGAAGGCTCGTCGCGAGCGTCAACTCGAATCCGAAATTGCGATTTCTCGATTGGAACAG atttcgccATTCCCGTACGATCTTATCAAGGCTGAGTGTGCTAAGTACCCGAATGCTGAACTGGTCTGGGCTCAGGAAGAGCACAAAAATCAAGGTTACTGGACATACGTTGAACCACGCTTCGACACTGCGATCAACTCGACTCGTGACCTCAG
- the LOC129722604 gene encoding 2-oxoglutarate dehydrogenase complex component E1 isoform X2: protein MHRARTALQLISHPAGQQNFGSWLIRNPTSKLNGELVAASSVKLYNSAAAEPFLNGSSSNYIDDMYNAWLRDPASVHASWDAYFRNNSYEAPPSLAPIPRNHIPASQYLGSSLPAVAGGAAAIGGRIDDKLIDDHLAVQAIIRSYQIRGHNIAKLDPLGISNVDLDDRIPTELLYSSYRFDKRILMTLGDDLYRTILTLIQQEADMERVFKLPSTTFIGGKEKFLPLREILGRLERAYCNKIGVEFMFINSLDQCNWIRERFETPNIMTYTNEEKRLILARLTRATGFEAFLAKKFSSEKRFGLEGCEIMIPAMKEVIDVSTKQGVESIIMGMPHRGRLNVLANVCRKPLNQIFSQFAGLEAADDGSGDVKYHLGTYIERLNRVTNKNIRLAVVANPSHLEAVDPVVQGKTRAEQFYRGDGEGKKVMSILLHGDAAFCGQGVVYETMHLSDLPDYTTHGTIHIVVNNQIGFTTDPRHSRSSPYCTDVARVVNAPIFHVNSDDPEAVMHVCRVAAEWRTTFHKDVVIDLVSYRRNGHNEIDEPMFTQPLMYKKVRSTKPVLDIYANQLIAEGCVTAEEVKSVKDKYEKICDEAFEQAKSETHIKYKDWLDSPWSGFFEGKDPLKVAPTGVIEETLIHIGNRFSAPPPNAAEFAIHKGLMRVMSARKEMVDNKTVDWALGEAMAFGSLLKEGIHVRLSGQDVERGTFSHRHHVLHHQTVDKATYRPLCHLYPDQAPYTVCNSSLSEFGVLGFELGYSMTNPNALVIWEAQFGDFNNTAQCIIDQFISSGQAKWVRQSGLVMLLPHGMEGMGPEHSSARVERFLQMCSDDPDYFPPESEEFAIRQLHDINWIVANCSSPANYFHIMRRQIALPFRKPLILLTPKSLLRHPEAKSPFSEMVDGTEFQRIIPDASAASQNPSKVKKLIFCSGRVYYDILKARRERQLESEIAISRLEQISPFPYDLIKAECAKYPNAELVWAQEEHKNQGYWTYVEPRFDTAINSTRDLSYVGRHCAASTATGSKAQHTKELKNLLDHAMAL, encoded by the exons ATGCATCGCGCAAGGACTGCACTGCAGCTAATCAGCCATCCTGCCGGGCAGCAGAATTTTGGCTCGTGGTTGATTCGAAATCCTACCTCTAAG TTAAATGGCGAACTAGTAGCGGCATCTTCGGTAAAATTATACAATTCGGCAGCAGCCGAACCTTTTCTCAATGGCTCATCGTCGAACTATATTGACGATATGTACAATGCATGGCTGAGGGATCCGGCTTCGGTACATGCC tCCTGGGATGCCTATTTTCGTAATAACTCGTATGAAGCTCCCCCATCGCTAGCGCCAATACCACGAAACCACATTCCTGCATCTCAGTACCTTGGCAGTTCCTTACCCGCTGTGGCTGGTGGCGCTGCTGCCATCGGTGGTCGCATCGATGATAAATTGATCGATGATCATTTGGCCGTACAAGCTATTATTCGAAGCTATCAG ATCCGAGGCCATAATATTGCCAAACTTGACCCGCTAGGAATCAGTAACGTGGACCTAGACGATAGAATTCCAACGGAGTTACTGTATTCTTCCTACCGTTTCG ACAAGCGGATTCTCATGACTTTAGGTGATGACCTTTACCGTACGATTTTAACGCTGATTCAAC AGGAAGCTGACATGGAGCGTGTCTTCAAACTTCCGAGTACTACCTTCATCggtggtaaggaaaaatttctACCGCTCCGTGAAATCCTAGGTCGGTTGGAACGTGCATACTGCAACAAGATCGGTGTTGAGTTCATGTTCATTAATTCGCTCGACCAATGTAACTGGATTCGCGAACGTTTTGAAACGCCCAATATCATGACGTACACGAACGAAGAAAAAAGATTGATTCTGGCACGATTAACACGTGCCACTGGTTTTGAGGCGTTCTTAGCGAAAAAGTTCTCTTCGGAAAAGCGCTTTGGTCTCGAGGGATGCGAAATTATGATTCCAGCGATGAAGGAAGTGATTGATGTGTCTACCAAGCAGGGCGTAGAATCGATCATCATGGGAATGCCACATCGCGGTCGGTTGAACGTGTTGGCTAATGTATGCCGCAAACCACTGAATCAGATCTTTTCCCAATTCGCTGGTTTAGAAGCAGCTGATGAT GGCTCTGGTGATGTCAAATACCATTTAGGGACATACATTGAACGGTTGAACCGTGTCACGAACAAAAATATTCGTTTGGCTGTTGTTGCCAATCCATCCCATTTGGAAGCTGTTGATCCAGTGGTGCAGGGTAAGACTCGTGCTGAACAGTTCTACCGTGGTGATGGTGAAGGCAAGAAGGTAATGTCCATCCTGCTCCACGGTGATGCTGCTTTCTGCGGTCAAGGTGTTGTATACGAGACAATGCACTTGTCTGATCTACCAGACTACACCACTCATGGAACAATTCATATCGTCGTGAATAATCAGATTGGCTTCACCACTGATCCTCGCCACTCGCGCTCTTCGCCGTACTGTACAGATGTTGCACGTGTTGTGAATGCACCCATTTTCCACGTAAATTCAGATGATCCAGAAGCAGTCATGCACGTTTGCAGGGTGGCCGCTGAATGGCGTACAACCTTCCACAAGGATGTCGTTATCGATTTGGTTAGCTACCGTCGCAACGGACACAATGAAATTGATGAGCCAATGTTCACTCAGCCACTTATGTACAAAAAGGTTCGTAGTACCAAGCCGGTTTTGGATATCTACGCTAACCAATTAATTGCTGAGGGCTGTGTTACTGCAGAAGAAGTTAAGAGTGTTAAGGATAAATACGAGAAGATTTGCGATGAAGCATTTGAGCAAGCTAAGAGTGAGACTCATATTAAGTACAAGGACTGGCTGGATTCTCCCTGGTCTGGTTTCTTCGAAGGCAAAGACCCCCTGAAAGTTGCGCCAACTGGAGTTATTGAGGAGACGTTGATCCACATCGGAAATCGGTTTTCCGCTCCCCCACCAAATGCTGCTGAATTTGCTATTCACAAAGGTTTAATGCGCGTAATGTCAGCTCGCAAAGAAATGGTTGATAACAAAACGGTTGATTGGGCTCTGGGAGAAGCTATGGCATTTGGATCGTTATTAAAAGAAGGTATTCATGTACGTCTTTCTGGGCAAGATGTCGAGCGTGGCACTTTTTCACACAGGCATCATGTCCTGCATCACCAGACTGTTGATAAAGCTACGTACAGACCGTTGTGCCATCTTTACCCGGATCAAGCCCCCTACACTGTCTGTAACAGTTCCTTGTCAGAGTTTGGTGTGCTTGGCTTTGAGCTAGGCTACTCGATGACCAATCCGAACGCACTAGTCATCTGGGAAGCTCAGTTTGGTGACTTCAACAACACCGCCCAGTGTATAATAGATCAGTTTATTTCTTCTGGTCAAGCCAAATGGGTTCGGCAAAGTGGTCTCGTCATGTTATTACCTCACGGTATGGAGGGTATGGGACCGGAACATTCATCAGCTCGTGTTGAACGATTTTTGCAAATGTGCTCTGATGATCCCGACTACTTCCCTCCAGAGTCTGAAGAATTCGCAATCCGTCAGTTGCACGATATCAATTGGATAGTGGCAAATTGCTCATCGCCGGCtaactatttccatattatgCGACGACAAATTGCTCTGCCGTTCCGCAAACCGTTGATTTTGCTCACACCAAAATCGCTGCTGCGTCATCCTGAAGCTAAGAGTCCATTCAGCGAAATGGTCGATGGAACCGAGTTTCAGAG AATCATCCCCGACGCTTCAGCGGCCTCGCAGAACCCCAGCAAAGTAAAGAAATTGATATTCTGCTCCGGCCGAGTGTACTACGACATCCTGAAGGCTCGTCGCGAGCGTCAACTCGAATCCGAAATTGCGATTTCTCGATTGGAACAG atttcgccATTCCCGTACGATCTTATCAAGGCTGAGTGTGCTAAGTACCCGAATGCTGAACTGGTCTGGGCTCAGGAAGAGCACAAAAATCAAGGTTACTGGACATACGTTGAACCACGCTTCGACACTGCGATCAACTCGACTCGTGACCTCAG
- the LOC129722604 gene encoding 2-oxoglutarate dehydrogenase complex component E1 isoform X1 — protein sequence MHRARTALQLISHPAGQQNFGSWLIRNPTSKLNGELVAASSVKLYNSAAAEPFLNGSSSNYIDDMYNAWLRDPASVHASWDAYFRNNSYEAPPSLAPIPRNHIPASQYLGSSLPAVAGGAAAIGGRIDDKLIDDHLAVQAIIRSYQIRGHNIAKLDPLGISNVDLDDRIPTELLYSSYRFDKRILMTLGDDLYRTILTLIQQEADMERVFKLPSTTFIGGKEKFLPLREILGRLERAYCNKIGVEFMFINSLDQCNWIRERFETPNIMTYTNEEKRLILARLTRATGFEAFLAKKFSSEKRFGLEGCEIMIPAMKEVIDVSTKQGVESIIMGMPHRGRLNVLANVCRKPLNQIFSQFAGLEAADDGSGDVKYHLGTYIERLNRVTNKNIRLAVVANPSHLEAVDPVVQGKTRAEQFYRGDGEGKKVMSILLHGDAAFCGQGVVYETMHLSDLPDYTTHGTIHIVVNNQIGFTTDPRHSRSSPYCTDVARVVNAPIFHVNSDDPEAVMHVCRVAAEWRTTFHKDVVIDLVSYRRNGHNEIDEPMFTQPLMYKKVRSTKPVLDIYANQLIAEGCVTAEEVKSVKDKYEKICDEAFEQAKSETHIKYKDWLDSPWSGFFEGKDPLKVAPTGVIEETLIHIGNRFSAPPPNAAEFAIHKGLMRVMSARKEMVDNKTVDWALGEAMAFGSLLKEGIHVRLSGQDVERGTFSHRHHVLHHQTVDKATYRPLCHLYPDQAPYTVCNSSLSEFGVLGFELGYSMTNPNALVIWEAQFGDFNNTAQCIIDQFISSGQAKWVRQSGLVMLLPHGMEGMGPEHSSARVERFLQMCSDDPDYFPPESEEFAIRQLHDINWIVANCSSPANYFHIMRRQIALPFRKPLILLTPKSLLRHPEAKSPFSEMVDGTEFQRIIPDASAASQNPSKVKKLIFCSGRVYYDILKARRERQLESEIAISRLEQISPFPYDLIKAECAKYPNAELVWAQEEHKNQGYWTYVEPRFDTAINSTRDLSVQDKFVLQKSAQGFNISQGSFNTPSDDIPKGRKVKISSRPLSYVGRHCAASTATGSKAQHTKELKNLLDHAMAL from the exons ATGCATCGCGCAAGGACTGCACTGCAGCTAATCAGCCATCCTGCCGGGCAGCAGAATTTTGGCTCGTGGTTGATTCGAAATCCTACCTCTAAG TTAAATGGCGAACTAGTAGCGGCATCTTCGGTAAAATTATACAATTCGGCAGCAGCCGAACCTTTTCTCAATGGCTCATCGTCGAACTATATTGACGATATGTACAATGCATGGCTGAGGGATCCGGCTTCGGTACATGCC tCCTGGGATGCCTATTTTCGTAATAACTCGTATGAAGCTCCCCCATCGCTAGCGCCAATACCACGAAACCACATTCCTGCATCTCAGTACCTTGGCAGTTCCTTACCCGCTGTGGCTGGTGGCGCTGCTGCCATCGGTGGTCGCATCGATGATAAATTGATCGATGATCATTTGGCCGTACAAGCTATTATTCGAAGCTATCAG ATCCGAGGCCATAATATTGCCAAACTTGACCCGCTAGGAATCAGTAACGTGGACCTAGACGATAGAATTCCAACGGAGTTACTGTATTCTTCCTACCGTTTCG ACAAGCGGATTCTCATGACTTTAGGTGATGACCTTTACCGTACGATTTTAACGCTGATTCAAC AGGAAGCTGACATGGAGCGTGTCTTCAAACTTCCGAGTACTACCTTCATCggtggtaaggaaaaatttctACCGCTCCGTGAAATCCTAGGTCGGTTGGAACGTGCATACTGCAACAAGATCGGTGTTGAGTTCATGTTCATTAATTCGCTCGACCAATGTAACTGGATTCGCGAACGTTTTGAAACGCCCAATATCATGACGTACACGAACGAAGAAAAAAGATTGATTCTGGCACGATTAACACGTGCCACTGGTTTTGAGGCGTTCTTAGCGAAAAAGTTCTCTTCGGAAAAGCGCTTTGGTCTCGAGGGATGCGAAATTATGATTCCAGCGATGAAGGAAGTGATTGATGTGTCTACCAAGCAGGGCGTAGAATCGATCATCATGGGAATGCCACATCGCGGTCGGTTGAACGTGTTGGCTAATGTATGCCGCAAACCACTGAATCAGATCTTTTCCCAATTCGCTGGTTTAGAAGCAGCTGATGAT GGCTCTGGTGATGTCAAATACCATTTAGGGACATACATTGAACGGTTGAACCGTGTCACGAACAAAAATATTCGTTTGGCTGTTGTTGCCAATCCATCCCATTTGGAAGCTGTTGATCCAGTGGTGCAGGGTAAGACTCGTGCTGAACAGTTCTACCGTGGTGATGGTGAAGGCAAGAAGGTAATGTCCATCCTGCTCCACGGTGATGCTGCTTTCTGCGGTCAAGGTGTTGTATACGAGACAATGCACTTGTCTGATCTACCAGACTACACCACTCATGGAACAATTCATATCGTCGTGAATAATCAGATTGGCTTCACCACTGATCCTCGCCACTCGCGCTCTTCGCCGTACTGTACAGATGTTGCACGTGTTGTGAATGCACCCATTTTCCACGTAAATTCAGATGATCCAGAAGCAGTCATGCACGTTTGCAGGGTGGCCGCTGAATGGCGTACAACCTTCCACAAGGATGTCGTTATCGATTTGGTTAGCTACCGTCGCAACGGACACAATGAAATTGATGAGCCAATGTTCACTCAGCCACTTATGTACAAAAAGGTTCGTAGTACCAAGCCGGTTTTGGATATCTACGCTAACCAATTAATTGCTGAGGGCTGTGTTACTGCAGAAGAAGTTAAGAGTGTTAAGGATAAATACGAGAAGATTTGCGATGAAGCATTTGAGCAAGCTAAGAGTGAGACTCATATTAAGTACAAGGACTGGCTGGATTCTCCCTGGTCTGGTTTCTTCGAAGGCAAAGACCCCCTGAAAGTTGCGCCAACTGGAGTTATTGAGGAGACGTTGATCCACATCGGAAATCGGTTTTCCGCTCCCCCACCAAATGCTGCTGAATTTGCTATTCACAAAGGTTTAATGCGCGTAATGTCAGCTCGCAAAGAAATGGTTGATAACAAAACGGTTGATTGGGCTCTGGGAGAAGCTATGGCATTTGGATCGTTATTAAAAGAAGGTATTCATGTACGTCTTTCTGGGCAAGATGTCGAGCGTGGCACTTTTTCACACAGGCATCATGTCCTGCATCACCAGACTGTTGATAAAGCTACGTACAGACCGTTGTGCCATCTTTACCCGGATCAAGCCCCCTACACTGTCTGTAACAGTTCCTTGTCAGAGTTTGGTGTGCTTGGCTTTGAGCTAGGCTACTCGATGACCAATCCGAACGCACTAGTCATCTGGGAAGCTCAGTTTGGTGACTTCAACAACACCGCCCAGTGTATAATAGATCAGTTTATTTCTTCTGGTCAAGCCAAATGGGTTCGGCAAAGTGGTCTCGTCATGTTATTACCTCACGGTATGGAGGGTATGGGACCGGAACATTCATCAGCTCGTGTTGAACGATTTTTGCAAATGTGCTCTGATGATCCCGACTACTTCCCTCCAGAGTCTGAAGAATTCGCAATCCGTCAGTTGCACGATATCAATTGGATAGTGGCAAATTGCTCATCGCCGGCtaactatttccatattatgCGACGACAAATTGCTCTGCCGTTCCGCAAACCGTTGATTTTGCTCACACCAAAATCGCTGCTGCGTCATCCTGAAGCTAAGAGTCCATTCAGCGAAATGGTCGATGGAACCGAGTTTCAGAG AATCATCCCCGACGCTTCAGCGGCCTCGCAGAACCCCAGCAAAGTAAAGAAATTGATATTCTGCTCCGGCCGAGTGTACTACGACATCCTGAAGGCTCGTCGCGAGCGTCAACTCGAATCCGAAATTGCGATTTCTCGATTGGAACAG atttcgccATTCCCGTACGATCTTATCAAGGCTGAGTGTGCTAAGTACCCGAATGCTGAACTGGTCTGGGCTCAGGAAGAGCACAAAAATCAAGGTTACTGGACATACGTTGAACCACGCTTCGACACTGCGATCAACTCGACTCGTGACCTCAG